A genomic window from Ruminiclostridium cellulolyticum H10 includes:
- a CDS encoding response regulator → MGIKVLIVDDTVFMRTSLRLLLEKNGFEVVGEADNGLAAINMYMEFMPDVVTMDITMPEMDGLQALKAIRQINANAKVVMVSAMGQENQVRESILFGAKSFIVKPYKDEHVINTLRKIADS, encoded by the coding sequence ATGGGAATAAAGGTTCTTATTGTTGATGATACTGTTTTTATGCGTACTTCTTTAAGACTATTACTTGAAAAAAATGGGTTCGAAGTTGTCGGCGAGGCCGATAATGGCCTTGCTGCAATTAATATGTACATGGAATTTATGCCCGATGTAGTAACAATGGATATTACAATGCCAGAAATGGATGGTTTGCAGGCTTTAAAGGCTATCAGGCAAATCAACGCTAATGCAAAGGTAGTAATGGTTTCTGCAATGGGGCAGGAGAATCAGGTAAGAGAATCTATATTATTTGGAGCTAAAAGCTTTATTGTTAAACCATATAAAGACGAGCATGTTATAAACACTTTAAGAAAAATTGCTGATTCGTAA
- a CDS encoding GGDEF domain-containing protein, which yields MLRDLIANAAILISFLSIANQLYKDKEIVSRPIFKILAGGVCGILGILLMCYSVHIQNKILVDFRNIATLLAATIGGLSAIISGLVMGAFRIAYFGLDKYSATGAFLILVVTAGIILIFKTQRPLGRKWLISTIYITVLSCGVYFYTFKNDFSILLSISPYFILGTFIVSYTVYKYMIYLNNMRALFKKLKEESTKDYLTGLNNVREFDKLFRLVIDRAVSNNHKFSLLLIDIDFFKKINDTHGHQAGDKVLKEIGKILRHNCRANDKISRNGGEEFSILLENASNSKAIEIAERIRRIIEENEFEITSGRKINVTVSIGISSYPETVSDITQIIERADGALYKAKRSGRNLVVTDSVISDNL from the coding sequence ATGTTAAGAGATTTGATTGCCAATGCAGCTATACTTATTTCTTTTTTGAGCATAGCAAATCAATTATATAAGGACAAAGAAATAGTATCCCGACCTATTTTTAAAATTTTGGCAGGGGGAGTATGTGGTATTTTAGGTATACTTCTTATGTGCTATAGTGTTCATATACAAAACAAAATATTGGTAGATTTTAGAAATATTGCCACATTGTTGGCTGCCACTATAGGAGGATTATCTGCTATTATTTCAGGACTTGTGATGGGAGCTTTCAGAATTGCCTATTTTGGACTCGACAAGTATTCAGCGACAGGAGCATTTCTTATTTTAGTGGTAACAGCAGGTATTATATTAATTTTCAAAACCCAAAGACCACTGGGAAGGAAATGGCTGATTTCTACAATATATATAACCGTTTTAAGCTGCGGAGTTTACTTTTACACTTTTAAGAATGATTTCTCTATCCTTTTATCAATATCCCCTTACTTTATTTTGGGAACGTTTATTGTCAGCTATACAGTATACAAATATATGATATATCTAAACAATATGCGTGCATTGTTTAAAAAACTAAAAGAGGAATCAACCAAGGATTATCTTACGGGTCTTAATAACGTAAGGGAGTTTGATAAACTATTCAGACTTGTAATAGATAGGGCCGTAAGTAATAATCATAAATTTTCATTACTTTTAATTGACATAGATTTTTTTAAGAAGATTAATGATACACATGGTCATCAGGCAGGAGATAAAGTATTAAAAGAAATTGGAAAAATATTAAGACATAACTGCAGAGCTAATGATAAGATTTCACGTAACGGAGGTGAAGAATTCTCAATATTACTTGAAAATGCTTCAAACAGTAAAGCAATTGAGATAGCAGAAAGGATCAGGAGAATAATCGAAGAAAATGAGTTTGAGATTACCTCAGGCAGGAAAATAAACGTAACAGTATCAATTGGTATATCTTCTTACCCTGAAACAGTCTCAGATATAACACAGATAATAGAAAGGGCAGATGGAGCTCTTTACAAGGCAAAGCGTTCAGGCAGAAACCTTGTAGTTACGGACAGCGTTATATCAGATAATTTATAA
- a CDS encoding endo-1,4-beta-xylanase, with product MRRNVKWNRVLSVVMTIALLFSVMPLNNVVKAEVETIYHEDFAKGKGAALQAGDATLTTVTDKVFVGNDDGAALYVNPRKNNWDGADFSFDKLGMKEGVKYTITVKGYVDPETDPENPVVLSGSQAFLQVVDSYAWIAGADFVAGEEFTLTGTYTVDTSKDSAIRIQSNDVGATVPFYIGEITVTGEKLTAPTPVTEKTIYHETFESGNGLAKQSGDATLTTVTEKTFPTGDVEGTVLNEDGAALYVDTRVNNYDGADFVFSDIGLENGKSYEITVIGYVDSITDVPAGAQAFLQSISSYGVVASTDFVAGKPFILKGKYTVDTSKDDRIRVQSNDEGAAVPFYIGDILITGPAPSMKTIDFEDGTEGGFIPRIGKEVLSVTNEANHTDGGEYALKVDGGRENAYCGPSLRIEKYIDQGSEYRVTVWVKLASDAESAEIDLSTQIGNGEGVAEYPSLSKKTVKKSDGWVKFEGKQRYYDTSSGYITIYLQSDNTAAAFYIDDVSVVNSGSVSLPIQTDLTPIKDVYKDDFLFGNAIAPNELKGKSFELLKHHFNVITAGNDMKPDALQRSKGVFSFETADAMIQKAHDNNIQVHGHVLVWHQQTPVWMNGVTDDADVTKYKKDENGKNITIPREEALINMRTHIENVVKHFGDKVISWDVVNEAMSDGISDPSDWKNCLRKDSMWYQSIGDDYVEQAFLITKEVLEKNNLNDIKLYYNDYNDDDQNKSQAIANMVNEINTNYAKTHPDKLLIDGVGMQAHYSTSTKPKNVEASLKRFIDLGVDVCVTELDITAGSGQKQSSDEINAQAYLYAQLMKIYKAHADNISRITIWGLDDGSSWRKEACPLPFDSDLQAKNAYYAIIDPDKYMAEHEAPPTVEIKQGTAAKGTPVIDGTVDSIWDKAKVIPIDKANAAWETAKGTAQVLWDDKNLYVLIKVNDSVLDKSSANPWEHDSVEAFVDENNGKTESYENDDGQYRVNYDNETSFNPDKIKEGFESAVKVSGTSYTVEMKIPFKTVTPTNNLKIGFDAQINDAKDGTRTGYRNWNDTTGVGYKDTTVYGELILIDGSTPIPSSPSNDKTSSEKVKGTVNGKEVPIAKAAIEYKDGKKVTSIVVDDTKVSELLGQKSVVVLEPSTKSDVVIGQLNAQTIKNMADKEAILEIKTENISYTMPASKINIEKVASALGNNIDLTDIKVNVSISGVSDSVNNIVKDSAEKNNYKLASTPVEFNLTCSNGTKTVEISKFNGYIERTIAIPDGVNPNGVITAIVLNKDGSFSHIPTAIVLKDGKYYAKINSLTNSTYALISNTKTFKDVENHWSKNAVKNIASRLIMNGADNDSFVPDMAITRGEFIESIVKAIGLYRTDEGKDIFADVSSSNSYYDAVSIASEYGIISGYGNGEFRPMSTITRQEAMTIVAKTMKITGLKVDYTTDEIADSLIGFKDSDKLAVWARNSTAACVKAGIVAGKSLTVIAPEDNITRAETASVINKLLINSNLI from the coding sequence TTGAGGAGAAATGTAAAATGGAACAGGGTTTTATCAGTTGTAATGACAATCGCACTGCTTTTTTCCGTAATGCCTTTAAACAATGTGGTAAAAGCAGAAGTTGAAACAATTTATCACGAGGATTTTGCTAAAGGAAAGGGAGCAGCACTACAAGCCGGCGATGCGACCCTAACAACAGTTACTGACAAAGTTTTTGTCGGTAATGATGATGGAGCTGCTTTATATGTAAATCCCAGAAAGAACAACTGGGACGGAGCTGATTTTTCATTTGATAAATTAGGAATGAAAGAAGGGGTTAAATATACTATAACAGTTAAAGGATATGTTGACCCTGAAACAGACCCGGAAAATCCGGTAGTACTATCAGGTTCACAGGCCTTTCTTCAGGTTGTAGACAGCTATGCTTGGATTGCAGGTGCTGATTTTGTAGCAGGGGAAGAATTTACATTAACTGGAACTTATACTGTTGATACCAGCAAGGATTCCGCCATACGTATTCAATCCAATGATGTGGGAGCAACAGTTCCTTTTTATATCGGAGAGATAACTGTAACAGGTGAAAAATTAACAGCACCGACACCGGTAACTGAAAAAACAATTTACCATGAAACCTTTGAAAGCGGTAATGGCTTAGCAAAACAATCCGGCGATGCGACCCTGACAACTGTTACCGAAAAAACCTTTCCCACAGGTGATGTTGAGGGGACTGTGTTAAATGAAGACGGAGCTGCTTTATATGTGGATACAAGGGTTAACAACTATGATGGGGCAGATTTTGTGTTCAGTGACATAGGTCTGGAGAACGGAAAATCCTATGAAATAACAGTAATTGGTTATGTGGATTCAATTACCGACGTGCCGGCAGGTGCACAGGCATTTCTGCAAAGTATAAGCAGTTATGGTGTAGTTGCAAGTACGGATTTTGTTGCAGGAAAACCATTTATATTAAAGGGTAAGTACACGGTAGATACAAGTAAGGACGATAGGATACGAGTCCAGTCAAATGATGAAGGAGCTGCCGTTCCTTTTTACATAGGTGATATACTTATAACCGGACCCGCACCTTCAATGAAAACCATTGACTTCGAAGATGGAACCGAAGGCGGTTTTATACCAAGAATTGGAAAAGAGGTTCTTAGTGTAACAAATGAAGCCAATCATACCGATGGCGGAGAATATGCCCTTAAAGTAGATGGAGGCAGAGAAAATGCTTACTGTGGCCCGTCATTGCGTATAGAGAAGTATATAGATCAAGGCAGTGAATATAGAGTGACAGTTTGGGTGAAGTTGGCATCAGATGCAGAAAGTGCAGAAATTGATCTCAGTACACAGATTGGTAATGGCGAGGGTGTTGCTGAATACCCTTCATTATCTAAAAAGACAGTTAAAAAAAGTGACGGTTGGGTCAAGTTTGAGGGTAAACAACGTTATTATGATACTTCAAGCGGATATATAACTATATATTTGCAAAGTGATAACACAGCAGCTGCCTTTTATATTGATGATGTGAGTGTGGTTAATTCAGGTTCTGTATCACTACCCATCCAAACCGACCTGACTCCTATCAAGGACGTATACAAAGATGACTTTCTTTTCGGAAATGCAATAGCACCAAATGAACTTAAGGGAAAAAGTTTTGAGCTTCTAAAGCATCATTTTAATGTTATTACGGCAGGCAATGATATGAAACCAGATGCACTACAGAGGAGCAAAGGAGTATTCAGCTTTGAAACAGCTGATGCTATGATACAAAAAGCACACGATAACAATATACAGGTACACGGACATGTATTGGTTTGGCATCAACAAACACCTGTATGGATGAATGGAGTAACGGATGATGCTGATGTAACAAAATATAAAAAGGACGAAAACGGTAAAAATATTACCATTCCAAGGGAAGAAGCCCTTATTAACATGAGAACCCATATTGAGAATGTTGTTAAGCATTTCGGTGACAAAGTCATATCATGGGATGTAGTTAATGAAGCTATGTCAGATGGAATCAGCGACCCTTCAGATTGGAAGAATTGTTTACGTAAAGATTCAATGTGGTATCAGTCCATAGGTGATGATTATGTAGAGCAAGCGTTTCTAATTACAAAAGAAGTTCTTGAAAAAAATAATCTGAACGATATAAAGCTTTATTATAATGACTATAACGACGATGATCAGAATAAATCTCAAGCTATAGCTAACATGGTAAATGAAATCAATACAAACTATGCGAAAACTCACCCTGACAAGCTACTTATTGACGGCGTAGGTATGCAAGCTCACTACAGTACATCTACTAAACCTAAGAATGTAGAGGCATCTCTGAAAAGATTTATTGATTTGGGAGTAGATGTGTGTGTCACTGAGCTGGACATTACAGCCGGAAGCGGCCAAAAGCAGAGCAGTGATGAGATAAATGCACAGGCTTACTTGTACGCACAGTTGATGAAAATCTATAAGGCTCATGCTGATAATATAAGCCGTATTACAATTTGGGGACTTGATGATGGTAGCAGTTGGAGGAAAGAAGCTTGCCCTCTGCCATTTGACAGTGATTTGCAGGCAAAAAATGCATACTACGCTATAATCGACCCTGATAAATACATGGCTGAGCATGAGGCACCGCCTACAGTAGAGATAAAGCAGGGAACAGCTGCAAAGGGTACACCCGTAATAGACGGAACAGTTGACAGCATATGGGACAAGGCAAAGGTAATACCAATAGACAAAGCAAATGCTGCATGGGAGACAGCAAAAGGAACCGCACAAGTTCTATGGGATGATAAGAACCTGTATGTTTTAATCAAAGTAAATGATTCAGTTCTTGACAAATCAAGTGCAAATCCTTGGGAACATGACTCTGTAGAGGCATTTGTTGATGAAAATAACGGCAAAACCGAATCATATGAGAATGATGACGGACAGTACAGAGTAAACTATGACAACGAGACCTCATTTAATCCTGACAAAATAAAAGAAGGATTTGAATCGGCTGTTAAAGTTTCAGGTACAAGCTATACTGTTGAAATGAAAATACCGTTTAAAACTGTGACGCCGACAAATAATCTTAAAATAGGATTTGATGCTCAGATTAATGATGCCAAAGATGGTACACGTACCGGATATAGAAATTGGAACGATACTACAGGAGTCGGTTACAAAGATACCACAGTATATGGTGAGCTTATATTAATCGACGGCAGCACACCAATACCATCATCACCTTCAAATGATAAAACTTCTTCGGAAAAGGTAAAGGGTACTGTTAACGGGAAAGAAGTTCCTATTGCAAAAGCTGCCATTGAATATAAGGACGGTAAAAAAGTCACAAGTATAGTTGTAGATGACACTAAGGTTTCAGAATTGCTTGGACAAAAGAGTGTAGTAGTTTTAGAGCCAAGTACTAAATCAGATGTTGTAATAGGACAGTTAAATGCTCAAACAATAAAAAATATGGCTGATAAAGAAGCAATATTGGAGATTAAAACAGAGAATATATCCTATACGATGCCTGCTTCAAAGATAAATATTGAAAAGGTTGCTTCTGCATTAGGCAACAATATTGACCTTACAGACATTAAGGTCAATGTAAGTATTTCAGGCGTGTCTGATTCTGTAAATAACATTGTAAAGGATTCCGCAGAGAAAAACAATTACAAGTTGGCTTCCACCCCGGTAGAATTTAATCTGACATGCTCAAATGGTACTAAAACTGTTGAAATTTCAAAGTTTAACGGTTATATTGAGAGAACAATTGCAATTCCTGACGGAGTGAATCCAAATGGGGTTATAACAGCGATAGTACTCAACAAGGACGGTAGTTTCTCACATATACCAACAGCCATAGTACTTAAAGACGGTAAATACTATGCTAAAATAAACAGTTTGACCAATAGCACATACGCTTTGATTTCAAATACAAAGACCTTTAAGGATGTTGAAAACCATTGGTCAAAAAATGCTGTAAAGAATATTGCTTCAAGACTTATCATGAACGGTGCTGATAATGATAGCTTTGTTCCCGATATGGCAATTACCAGAGGTGAGTTTATAGAATCAATAGTGAAGGCTATCGGACTATACAGAACTGATGAAGGAAAAGACATTTTTGCAGATGTAAGCAGCAGTAACAGCTATTATGACGCAGTAAGTATAGCTTCTGAATACGGTATTATTTCCGGTTATGGAAACGGCGAATTCAGACCTATGAGTACAATAACGCGTCAGGAAGCCATGACTATAGTGGCAAAGACAATGAAGATTACCGGACTGAAAGTAGACTATACTACTGATGAAATAGCTGATTCACTTATTGGCTTTAAAGATTCGGACAAGCTGGCAGTATGGGCAAGAAATTCAACTGCTGCCTGTGTTAAGGCTGGAATTGTTGCAGGGAAGAGTCTGACTGTAATCGCACCAGAAGATAATATTACACGTGCTGAAACTGCATCAGTTATAAACAAGTTATTAATCAATTCAAACCTTATATAA
- a CDS encoding chemotaxis protein CheA, translating to MSGQSSNESMLEIYLYETDQLIEQLETIIIESEKIGNYTSETINEIFRIMHTIKGSSAMMFFNEISTLAHTLEDLFFFIRKEKNQYVSFSAISDIVLDGVDFIKVELEKIKRNDTADGKANNLIAGIRDLLSYIKKDSKAKEAVNQNSVYSKLENALVSTSSKEFQAVIRFEDGCEMENIRAYSVIHNLKQITEDFYYIPEDIIDDDNSSNIIQKNGFKIFFNSDKTYDELYDFFSQIIFLKDLKLVHNNSQDCGKHEEANSKWQEGTKTGTNTHQSMISVNVLKLDTLMDLVGEMVIAEAMVTQNTDLKNLDLPDFYKAARQMRKIHNEIQQMVMSIRMVPLATSFHKMHRIVRDMCKKLDKKVDLVLIGENTEVDKNIIEHISDPLMHLIRNSIDHGIETTKERLTAGKPERGTLTLEAKNSGSYVLIMVKDDGRGLDKNSIMNKARENGLIHRPENEMLDREIYNLIFLPGFTTNNNITEFSGRGVGMDVVAKNIEAVGGSVSVDSTEGKGTVITFKIPLTLAIIDGMNIKVGNSRFTVPTTAIKESFRPGKKDLITDPDQNEMIIVRGICYPVYRLHRIYNIKTEITEFDRGIFLMVEQDEKSICIFADELLGQQQVVVKTLPPYIKKIHQNSDFAGCTLLGDGNISLIFDVSRLIFTNKI from the coding sequence ATGTCAGGGCAATCCAGTAATGAATCAATGCTTGAGATATATTTGTATGAAACAGATCAGCTTATAGAACAGCTTGAAACTATTATAATTGAAAGTGAAAAAATCGGTAATTATACTTCTGAAACTATAAACGAAATATTTCGAATAATGCATACCATCAAAGGGTCTTCCGCCATGATGTTTTTTAATGAGATATCAACTTTGGCACATACCCTTGAGGATTTATTCTTTTTTATCCGAAAAGAAAAAAATCAATATGTAAGCTTTTCTGCCATTTCAGATATTGTTCTTGACGGCGTAGATTTTATCAAGGTTGAGCTGGAAAAGATTAAAAGAAACGATACTGCTGATGGTAAGGCGAATAATCTTATAGCTGGTATAAGAGACCTTTTGAGTTACATTAAAAAGGACAGTAAAGCTAAAGAGGCGGTAAATCAAAATAGTGTTTATTCAAAGCTTGAAAATGCTTTAGTAAGCACTTCCTCAAAAGAATTTCAGGCGGTAATCCGATTTGAGGATGGCTGTGAAATGGAGAATATCCGTGCATATTCGGTTATTCATAATCTAAAGCAGATCACAGAGGATTTTTACTACATACCTGAAGACATCATAGATGATGATAACAGCTCAAACATCATACAAAAAAACGGTTTCAAAATATTCTTTAACTCAGATAAAACATATGATGAATTGTATGATTTTTTCAGTCAAATAATTTTTCTAAAGGATTTGAAACTGGTTCATAATAATAGTCAGGACTGCGGGAAACATGAGGAGGCAAATAGTAAATGGCAAGAAGGAACAAAAACAGGTACCAACACACATCAAAGTATGATAAGTGTCAATGTCTTAAAACTTGATACACTTATGGATCTTGTTGGAGAGATGGTTATTGCCGAAGCCATGGTTACGCAAAATACTGATTTAAAAAATTTGGATCTGCCAGATTTTTACAAGGCAGCACGACAAATGCGAAAAATACATAATGAAATTCAACAAATGGTAATGTCTATAAGAATGGTGCCTTTGGCAACTTCTTTCCATAAAATGCACAGAATTGTACGCGATATGTGCAAAAAGCTTGATAAAAAGGTGGATCTGGTATTAATCGGAGAAAACACCGAAGTTGATAAAAACATTATTGAGCATATATCTGACCCTTTAATGCATCTTATAAGAAATTCCATAGACCACGGAATAGAAACGACTAAAGAAAGATTGACAGCAGGAAAACCTGAGCGTGGTACTTTAACTCTTGAGGCGAAAAATTCCGGTAGTTATGTATTGATTATGGTGAAAGACGACGGACGAGGACTTGATAAAAACTCAATAATGAATAAAGCAAGAGAGAACGGACTTATACACAGGCCTGAAAATGAAATGCTGGATAGGGAAATATACAATTTGATTTTTCTTCCGGGCTTTACTACAAACAACAACATCACTGAATTTTCAGGCAGGGGCGTGGGAATGGACGTAGTTGCAAAGAATATTGAAGCAGTTGGAGGAAGTGTTTCTGTTGACAGTACTGAAGGAAAAGGTACCGTGATTACTTTCAAAATTCCCCTTACGCTTGCTATAATTGATGGTATGAACATAAAGGTGGGCAATTCAAGATTTACAGTTCCCACGACAGCTATAAAGGAGTCTTTCAGACCGGGTAAGAAAGATTTAATAACCGATCCCGACCAAAACGAAATGATAATTGTAAGAGGAATATGTTATCCGGTATACAGGCTTCACCGCATTTATAACATAAAAACAGAAATAACTGAATTTGACCGGGGGATATTTTTAATGGTTGAACAGGACGAAAAATCCATATGTATCTTTGCTGATGAATTGCTGGGTCAGCAGCAGGTGGTTGTTAAAACACTGCCTCCATATATTAAGAAAATACACCAAAACTCTGATTTTGCGGGATGTACTTTGCTTGGTGACGGAAATATAAGTCTAATATTTGACGTATCACGACTTATTTTTACAAATAAAATATAA
- a CDS encoding PilZ domain-containing protein, which produces MDKFNLVLRHYNKVKPMNCEIVSGDTKKVFTVKLCNEEKNGAEIIKGDPVLIGFLNSDETLYLSGGNVVGAIPNEEEYIIHSNNPENIAFETERRQYERFPTSLIGEMKLVDFNKREPVCIKDFSYAGMCLYSTDDFNKDDEVEISVFLSNSVIKYDATIVRKTVRFGRFEYGIQLTHRDKNSMYYTQNQLTSFILSEKEIMYRHLLNAKLKL; this is translated from the coding sequence ATGGATAAGTTTAACTTGGTATTAAGACATTATAATAAAGTCAAGCCTATGAACTGTGAAATAGTAAGTGGTGATACGAAAAAAGTATTTACTGTTAAATTATGCAATGAGGAAAAAAATGGTGCCGAAATTATCAAGGGAGACCCCGTGCTTATAGGATTTCTCAATAGTGACGAAACTCTTTATTTAAGCGGAGGCAATGTAGTAGGTGCCATACCGAATGAGGAAGAATACATAATACACTCAAACAATCCAGAAAATATAGCTTTTGAAACTGAAAGAAGACAGTACGAAAGATTTCCTACATCTCTGATTGGTGAAATGAAGCTTGTAGATTTCAATAAAAGAGAACCAGTATGTATAAAAGACTTCAGCTATGCAGGGATGTGCCTGTATTCAACAGATGACTTCAATAAGGATGATGAAGTAGAAATTAGTGTGTTTCTCAGTAACAGCGTTATTAAATATGATGCAACGATAGTAAGAAAAACAGTTAGATTTGGTAGGTTTGAGTATGGTATACAGTTGACGCACAGAGATAAAAATTCAATGTATTATACCCAGAATCAACTGACATCCTTTATACTAAGTGAAAAGGAGATAATGTACAGGCATTTGCTTAATGCAAAGCTTAAACTGTAA